The DNA segment TTCACTGACTTCTAAAAGCTCTCCTTGATAATCTGTAGTATGGAAGGTAAACATCATCCATTCTTGAACTGTTTTATCCTGTTCTTTCATGATAAAAGTGAATGATCCTTTCAGCTCGGGATCTTTAATTTGCAGCCCTGTTTCTTCTTTAAATTCACGTACGACGGAGTCTTTAATATTCTCTCCTGCTTCCATTTTACCACCAGGAACGACATACCACCCACGTCTTGGCTTCTTTAACATTAAAATCTGATTATCTATTCTTAATATACAATTAGCAACACGCTGCACGTCTTGTCACCTCATTTTTTCTCTAGAGGGCATTCTTTATCTATTATACAATGAAT comes from the Halobacillus shinanisalinarum genome and includes:
- a CDS encoding 8-oxo-dGTP diphosphatase, which produces MQRVANCILRIDNQILMLKKPRRGWYVVPGGKMEAGENIKDSVVREFKEETGLQIKDPELKGSFTFIMKEQDKTVQEWMMFTFHTTDYQGELLEVSEEGQLEWVAVEDVLDKPMAEGDRYIFKHILSSKEQVYGTFVYTTDFKLIDQDLDPSRPM